A single genomic interval of Asinibacterium sp. OR53 harbors:
- a CDS encoding DMT family transporter: MTAQRIGLKGFLITLLGAVFFSTKAIFVKLAFHDTGTDAVTLLTVRMLFSLPFYAVVAWLAAKKEENQPLTRRQWLLIGVMGILGYYLSSLFDFIGLQYVSAGLERLILFLYPTFAVLINTWYFKTALSKTQIAALLLTYLGIGIAYLGELRLDTGHPGFFYGSFMIFLCAITYSFYLVGTGRLVKQAGTARYTAYVMLAATVGVFAHFLFTHSMQQVAFTASLVSYGSALAIIATVLPSFMMSAGMKSIGSNNVAIITSIGPVSTILQAHFILGEPILGLQLAGTALVIIGVLLIGWRSAN; the protein is encoded by the coding sequence ATGACAGCACAACGCATCGGGTTAAAAGGATTTCTGATCACGTTGCTGGGTGCTGTCTTCTTTTCTACCAAAGCCATTTTTGTTAAGCTGGCTTTTCATGATACAGGCACCGATGCCGTTACTTTACTCACGGTGCGCATGTTATTCTCCCTGCCCTTTTACGCTGTAGTTGCCTGGCTGGCGGCAAAAAAAGAAGAAAACCAGCCTTTAACACGCAGGCAATGGCTCCTGATCGGCGTCATGGGCATCCTGGGATATTACCTGAGCAGCTTGTTTGACTTCATAGGGCTGCAATATGTATCGGCGGGACTGGAACGGCTGATCCTTTTTCTCTACCCTACTTTCGCCGTGCTCATCAATACCTGGTATTTCAAAACTGCACTCAGTAAAACGCAGATCGCCGCTTTGTTGCTGACTTATCTTGGTATTGGCATTGCCTACCTGGGTGAGTTGAGGCTGGATACCGGTCACCCGGGTTTCTTTTACGGCTCTTTCATGATCTTTCTCTGTGCCATTACTTACTCATTCTACCTCGTTGGCACCGGCAGGCTGGTAAAGCAAGCCGGTACCGCCCGTTATACTGCTTATGTTATGCTTGCTGCGACAGTTGGTGTTTTCGCTCATTTCTTATTCACCCATTCCATGCAGCAGGTGGCCTTTACCGCTAGCCTGGTAAGTTATGGCTCTGCCCTTGCCATTATTGCAACCGTACTACCTTCTTTTATGATGAGTGCCGGAATGAAAAGCATCGGCAGTAACAATGTAGCCATCATCACCAGTATTGGTCCTGTTTCCACCATCCTGCAGGCGCATTTTATCCTTGGCGAACCTATATTGGGCTTGCAGCTAGCCGGTACAGCATTGGTGATCATAGGCGTATTGCTCATCGGCTGGCGCTCGGCGAATTGA
- a CDS encoding 2,3,4,5-tetrahydropyridine-2,6-dicarboxylate N-succinyltransferase, with protein sequence MESLKALIQEAWGNRELLKEVTYTEAVRTIIEEVDKGRLRVASPENGRWVVNEWVKQAILMYFSIQQMQTWSITPFEFYDKMLLKNNYRELGVRAVPHAVARYGAFLGRNVVLMPSYVNIGAYVDEGTMVDTWATVGSCAQIGKGVHLSGGVGIGGVLEPLQASPVIIEDGCFIGSRCIVVEGVIVEKEAVLGANVVLTQSTKIIDVSGSEPVEYKGRVPARSVVIPGSYTKKFNAGEYQVSCALIIGQRKPSTDLKTSLNDALRDFNVSV encoded by the coding sequence ATGGAATCATTGAAAGCCCTGATACAGGAAGCCTGGGGCAACCGGGAGTTATTGAAAGAAGTGACTTACACCGAAGCCGTTCGCACCATTATTGAAGAGGTTGACAAAGGCAGGCTACGCGTAGCTTCCCCGGAGAATGGCCGGTGGGTGGTGAACGAGTGGGTGAAACAGGCTATTTTGATGTATTTCAGCATCCAGCAAATGCAGACCTGGTCTATCACGCCTTTCGAATTTTACGATAAAATGCTCCTCAAAAATAATTACCGCGAACTGGGTGTAAGGGCTGTTCCCCATGCCGTAGCCCGTTATGGCGCTTTCCTGGGCAGGAATGTGGTGCTCATGCCCAGCTATGTGAACATCGGCGCTTATGTAGATGAGGGCACTATGGTAGACACCTGGGCCACCGTGGGAAGCTGTGCCCAGATAGGCAAAGGCGTTCACCTGAGTGGTGGCGTAGGTATCGGTGGTGTGCTCGAACCATTGCAGGCGAGCCCCGTGATCATTGAAGACGGATGCTTTATCGGTAGCCGTTGCATTGTGGTAGAAGGCGTGATCGTAGAAAAAGAAGCGGTGCTGGGCGCTAATGTGGTACTTACCCAATCAACCAAGATCATCGACGTAAGCGGGTCCGAGCCCGTCGAATACAAGGGCCGTGTTCCTGCCAGAAGTGTAGTGATCCCGGGCAGCTATACCAAAAAGTTCAATGCGGGCGAATACCAGGTAAGCTGCGCCCTCATCATTGGTCAGCGTAAACCCAGTACAGACCTGAAAACCAGCCTCAACGACGCATTACGCGATTTCAATGTAAGTGTTTAA
- a CDS encoding L-threonylcarbamoyladenylate synthase, producing the protein MLPFQQDIDACLDVLQKGGLILYPTDTIWGIGCDATNEDAVKRIYQLKHRADNKAMIVLVADEKDILRHVTQPDLQIFDYIKGVTKPTTVIYEGGVGLASNLLGVDGSVAIRICGDTFCKHLIRRFRKPIVSTSANLSGYPPPQCFRDIEPVIHEGVDYVVKYRRDEEDYAKPSSVIKWEKDGSLSIIRP; encoded by the coding sequence ATGCTTCCATTCCAACAAGATATTGATGCCTGTCTCGATGTGCTGCAAAAAGGAGGACTGATCCTGTATCCTACAGATACCATCTGGGGTATCGGTTGCGATGCTACCAATGAAGACGCGGTGAAAAGGATTTACCAACTGAAGCACAGGGCCGATAACAAAGCCATGATCGTGCTGGTGGCCGATGAGAAAGATATCCTTCGCCACGTAACCCAGCCCGACCTGCAAATATTCGATTATATCAAAGGGGTCACCAAACCTACCACGGTCATTTATGAAGGAGGGGTAGGGCTGGCATCCAACCTGCTGGGAGTCGATGGTTCGGTGGCCATACGGATTTGCGGCGATACCTTCTGCAAACACCTGATCCGCCGGTTCAGAAAACCCATCGTCAGCACATCGGCCAACCTTTCAGGATATCCGCCTCCGCAGTGTTTCCGGGATATAGAGCCGGTCATTCATGAAGGAGTGGATTATGTAGTCAAATACCGGCGCGATGAAGAAGACTATGCCAAACCGTCTTCCGTCATTAAATGGGAGAAAGACGGCAGCCTGAGTATCATAAGGCCTTAA
- a CDS encoding glycosyltransferase family 9 protein yields the protein MQKVLVVQTAFIGDVVLATGLLEKLHAYFPQASIDIAVRKGNESLFIEHPYVHEVLVWDKKKNKYRNLFQLLKQIRSNRYDCVINVQRYAATGLLTAFSRARRTIGFDKNPFSFLFTDVIRHVFSEEGKGIHEIERNHLLVASLTDAHAARPRLYPSQRDMEAVAPWQTQTYVCMAPASVWFTKQFPADQWISLIGSLPAEYKVYLLGAPGDRALCDEMTNAVQGRQVENLAGKLSFLQSAALMQGALMNYVNDSAPMHFASAVNAPVTAVYCSTIPAFGYGPLSDNSHIVEVTEALSCRPCGLHGKKTCPQAHFHCARHITTRQLLDCLPR from the coding sequence ATGCAGAAAGTCCTGGTCGTTCAGACTGCTTTTATCGGGGATGTTGTATTGGCAACAGGGTTGCTTGAAAAACTACACGCATATTTTCCCCAGGCTTCCATTGATATAGCTGTTAGAAAAGGAAATGAATCCTTATTCATAGAACATCCTTATGTACACGAAGTACTGGTATGGGATAAAAAGAAAAATAAATACCGCAACCTGTTCCAACTACTGAAACAGATCAGGTCAAACCGGTACGATTGTGTGATCAATGTACAGCGTTATGCTGCAACCGGCTTGCTCACCGCTTTTTCTAGAGCACGCAGAACCATTGGTTTTGATAAAAACCCATTCAGTTTTTTGTTCACAGATGTTATCCGGCACGTGTTTTCAGAAGAGGGCAAAGGCATCCATGAAATAGAACGCAATCACCTGTTGGTCGCCTCTTTAACGGATGCGCATGCGGCCAGGCCCAGGTTGTATCCATCGCAGCGGGATATGGAAGCGGTAGCTCCTTGGCAAACACAGACCTATGTTTGCATGGCTCCCGCATCGGTATGGTTCACCAAACAATTTCCGGCCGATCAGTGGATATCGTTGATCGGATCTTTGCCGGCGGAATATAAAGTGTACCTGCTGGGTGCACCCGGCGATCGGGCATTGTGTGATGAGATGACGAACGCCGTGCAGGGCAGACAGGTAGAAAATTTAGCCGGCAAACTCAGTTTCCTGCAGTCGGCTGCCCTGATGCAGGGAGCGCTGATGAATTATGTGAACGATTCTGCGCCGATGCATTTTGCATCGGCAGTGAATGCTCCGGTAACGGCTGTTTATTGTTCCACTATTCCCGCATTTGGATATGGGCCATTGTCTGATAACAGTCATATTGTGGAGGTAACAGAAGCACTTTCGTGCAGGCCTTGCGGACTCCATGGAAAAAAAACCTGTCCGCAAGCCCATTTCCATTGCGCAAGGCATATCACCACCCGGCAATTACTCGATTGCCTTCCCCGTTGA